From Streptomyces durmitorensis, a single genomic window includes:
- a CDS encoding endo alpha-1,4 polygalactosaminidase, producing the protein MSLNRVLRRGIAASAALTATAAACLLAPSSASAGAAAAELPPLHAGFDYQIGGAYTPPAGVEIVSRDRAAAPAPGLYNICYLNAFQAQPGAEGDWDPDLLLRDADGDVVYDGEWGEAVLDIRTADKRERIAAKVGGWIDGCADQGFQAVEPDNYDTFTRFPDLLTADQAMSYVALLSAHAHEQGLAAAQKNTPQLAGERERTGLDFAVAEECGAYDECGDYTSAFGDDVLVIEYTDSGLRKACSGWGERLSIVRRDVDVSPADSSGYVRRTC; encoded by the coding sequence ATGAGCCTCAATCGTGTTCTGCGCAGGGGCATCGCCGCGTCCGCGGCGCTCACGGCCACCGCCGCCGCCTGCCTGCTCGCCCCGTCGTCGGCGTCCGCGGGCGCGGCCGCCGCCGAACTGCCCCCGCTGCACGCCGGGTTCGACTACCAGATAGGCGGCGCGTACACGCCGCCCGCCGGGGTCGAGATCGTCAGCCGCGACCGAGCCGCCGCCCCCGCGCCCGGCCTGTACAACATCTGCTACCTCAACGCCTTCCAGGCCCAGCCCGGGGCCGAGGGCGACTGGGATCCCGACCTGCTGCTGCGGGACGCCGACGGCGACGTCGTGTACGACGGCGAGTGGGGCGAGGCCGTCCTGGACATCCGCACCGCCGACAAGCGCGAGCGGATCGCCGCCAAGGTCGGCGGCTGGATCGACGGCTGTGCCGACCAGGGCTTCCAGGCCGTCGAGCCGGACAACTACGACACCTTCACGCGCTTCCCGGACCTGCTGACGGCCGATCAGGCCATGTCCTACGTCGCGCTGCTCTCCGCGCACGCCCACGAACAGGGCCTGGCCGCCGCGCAGAAGAACACCCCCCAGCTGGCGGGCGAGCGCGAGCGGACCGGGCTCGACTTCGCCGTCGCCGAGGAATGCGGCGCGTACGACGAGTGCGGGGATTACACCTCCGCGTTCGGTGACGACGTCCTGGTCATCGAGTACACGGACAGCGGTCTGCGCAAGGCCTGTTCGGGCTGGGGCGAGCGGCTGAGCATCGTGCGCCGCGACGTCGACGTGTCGCCCGCGGACAGCAGCGGATACGTACGCCGGACCTGCTGA
- a CDS encoding carbohydrate ABC transporter permease: MPSLPRPLTLPPDTSGRRALRRRRRGETVTAWAFVSPAVLVILGLSVLPVVWSLLLSFQANDLVTPSRWVGLDNYRALSQDPHFSQAVRNTLLYTVLYVPLSIGIGLALALALNRRIRFVGLYRTLFFVPFVISATAQGVLFSFILDPDFGAANSVLHHLGISPQGFLTDSSQALFVLVAITLWSGTGLCTVIYLAALQDVDQSLIEAARLDGAGRRHLLRHVTLPALSPVSVFLLLWQTIQSLQVFDLVYVTTKGGPLGSTTVIVYFIWEQAFKNFTAGYGAAAAYVLALALFVVAAVLRVVRGRERTLRTKAAA, translated from the coding sequence ATGCCGTCACTTCCCCGCCCCCTGACTCTGCCGCCCGACACCTCCGGCCGACGTGCCCTGCGCCGTCGGCGCCGCGGCGAGACCGTCACCGCCTGGGCCTTCGTCTCCCCCGCGGTGCTCGTCATCCTCGGCCTGAGCGTCCTGCCGGTCGTGTGGTCGCTGCTCCTGTCCTTCCAGGCCAACGACCTGGTCACGCCCAGCCGTTGGGTGGGCCTCGACAACTACCGCGCCCTGTCGCAGGACCCGCACTTCAGCCAGGCCGTGCGCAACACCCTGCTCTACACCGTGTTGTACGTGCCCTTGAGCATCGGCATCGGACTTGCCCTCGCCCTGGCGCTGAACCGGCGGATCCGCTTCGTCGGCCTGTACCGCACCTTGTTCTTCGTGCCGTTCGTCATCTCGGCCACCGCCCAGGGCGTGCTGTTCTCGTTCATCCTCGACCCCGACTTCGGGGCGGCCAACTCCGTCCTCCACCACCTGGGGATCTCGCCGCAGGGCTTCCTCACCGACTCGTCGCAGGCGCTGTTCGTGCTGGTCGCCATCACCCTGTGGAGCGGCACCGGACTGTGCACCGTCATCTACCTGGCCGCGCTCCAGGACGTCGACCAGTCCCTGATCGAGGCCGCCCGCCTGGACGGCGCGGGGCGCAGGCACCTGCTGCGGCACGTGACGCTGCCCGCGCTCTCCCCGGTCAGCGTGTTTCTGCTGCTGTGGCAGACCATCCAGTCCCTCCAGGTCTTCGACCTGGTCTATGTGACCACCAAGGGCGGGCCCCTCGGTTCGACCACGGTGATCGTCTACTTCATCTGGGAGCAGGCCTTCAAGAACTTCACCGCCGGGTACGGCGCCGCGGCCGCCTACGTCCTGGCGCTCGCCCTGTTCGTCGTGGCCGCCGTGCTGCGCGTGGTCCGTGGCCGTGAGCGCACCCTCCGTACGAAAGCAGCCGCCTGA
- a CDS encoding ABC transporter substrate-binding protein produces the protein MSAGTRAPGRPSRRGVLRAGGAAALTAVGGALAGCGTGPADGVGPDGRVTIQLWHGQTDTAAKVLKGLVARFHAAHPDIRVDLGGGVLADAMLQKVTAALASGSYPDVAYVFGSDLASVARSPEVVDLTSQVREGPTPWRNFWAPARQAVTINGRARAVPAVLDCLAVVCNKKLFAQAGIDLPEAGWTWQEFTDTARRLTDASKGRFGTGWPGTGDEDTVWRMWPMVWDLGGDVIADDGHGIGFAKEGVRALEVVRDLARDKSVYVDPKPGSEQMYQVFLSGRMGMVPTGPWQLPDITQAEVDYHVVPLPSFSRRPLTISGPDTWTVFDNGSARTEAARTFVTWLNQPAQDSRWAVEAGGLPLSRRSQDRPAWREHADRMPGLPVFTEAVASARVRPVHAAYPRISQSLGQAVVSVLLGRKSPADAVRSCAEEANAALLIPR, from the coding sequence ATGAGCGCAGGAACCCGAGCGCCGGGAAGACCCTCGCGGCGCGGTGTGCTGCGCGCGGGCGGCGCGGCGGCGCTTACGGCGGTCGGGGGCGCGCTGGCCGGCTGCGGCACGGGGCCCGCCGACGGGGTCGGCCCCGACGGGCGGGTGACCATTCAGCTGTGGCACGGACAGACGGACACCGCGGCCAAGGTGCTCAAGGGCCTGGTCGCCCGCTTCCACGCCGCTCATCCGGACATCCGCGTCGACCTGGGCGGCGGTGTGCTCGCCGACGCCATGCTGCAGAAGGTCACCGCCGCGCTCGCCTCGGGCTCGTACCCCGATGTCGCCTACGTCTTCGGCTCCGACCTGGCCAGCGTCGCCCGCAGCCCCGAGGTCGTCGACCTGACCTCACAGGTGCGCGAGGGGCCGACGCCGTGGCGCAACTTCTGGGCACCGGCCCGGCAGGCCGTCACCATCAACGGCCGGGCCCGGGCGGTGCCCGCGGTCCTGGACTGCCTCGCCGTGGTCTGCAACAAGAAGCTGTTCGCTCAGGCCGGGATCGATCTGCCCGAGGCGGGCTGGACCTGGCAGGAGTTCACCGACACCGCGCGCCGCCTGACCGATGCCTCCAAGGGACGGTTCGGCACCGGCTGGCCCGGCACCGGCGACGAGGACACCGTGTGGCGGATGTGGCCGATGGTGTGGGACCTGGGCGGCGACGTGATCGCCGACGACGGGCACGGCATCGGCTTCGCGAAGGAGGGCGTACGCGCCCTGGAGGTCGTACGGGACCTGGCGCGCGACAAGAGCGTCTACGTCGACCCCAAGCCAGGCAGCGAGCAGATGTACCAGGTCTTCCTGTCCGGGCGGATGGGCATGGTGCCCACAGGACCCTGGCAGCTTCCGGACATCACGCAGGCCGAGGTCGACTACCACGTGGTGCCCCTGCCCAGCTTCAGCCGCCGCCCCCTGACCATCTCGGGCCCCGACACCTGGACGGTCTTCGACAACGGCTCGGCCAGGACGGAGGCGGCCCGCACCTTCGTCACCTGGCTCAACCAGCCCGCCCAGGACAGCCGTTGGGCCGTAGAGGCGGGCGGCCTTCCGCTGAGCCGCCGCAGCCAGGACCGTCCGGCCTGGCGCGAGCACGCCGACCGGATGCCGGGCCTTCCGGTGTTCACCGAGGCGGTCGCATCGGCGCGGGTGCGTCCCGTGCACGCCGCCTACCCCCGCATCTCCCAGTCCCTCGGGCAGGCGGTCGTCTCCGTACTGCTCGGCCGCAAAAGCCCCGCCGACGCGGTGCGCTCCTGCGCCGAAGAGGCCAACGCCGCCCTGCTGATCCCGCGTTGA
- a CDS encoding alpha-glucosidase/alpha-galactosidase — MNHPKIAFIGAGSVVFTQGLLADLFAFPELKGAHIALHDIDPERLTTAQAAADHIADHLGAHATVTSHADRREALAGADFVINIVQVGMGEATRTDFEVPARHGVRQTIGDTLGIGGIFRALRTFPLLKALGEDIAELCPDAWLLNYTNPMAMNVQYLTQATGLTRVVGLCHSVYWTMRDLAELVDVPYEEITYLAAGVNHQAWVLRFEHQGSDLYPRLDELIAQDAQLRRRVRVDMYRRLGHYPTETSEHSSEYVPWYLHHDSEVERLRLPIGAYLGIVDENVAAYHHTRDALAAGEPLTVEGTMEYAPQIIHSIVTGTPRTVYGNVPNHGLIDNLPGHGVVEVPCLVDASGIQPTRAGSLPPQLAALNRTYLSMNDLVVRAAVDDEPRHIRHAAMTDPATAAALPVEQIWRLCDAMVRAHGDRLQPSLRRLLGD; from the coding sequence ATGAACCACCCCAAGATCGCCTTCATCGGCGCGGGCAGCGTCGTCTTCACCCAAGGCCTGCTCGCCGACCTCTTCGCCTTCCCCGAACTGAAGGGCGCCCACATCGCCCTGCACGACATCGACCCCGAACGCCTGACCACCGCACAGGCCGCGGCCGACCACATCGCCGACCACCTCGGCGCGCACGCCACCGTCACCAGCCACGCCGACCGCCGAGAGGCCCTGGCAGGCGCGGACTTCGTCATCAACATCGTGCAGGTCGGCATGGGCGAGGCCACCCGCACGGACTTCGAGGTGCCCGCCCGCCACGGGGTGCGCCAGACCATCGGCGACACCCTCGGCATCGGCGGCATCTTCCGTGCGCTGCGCACCTTCCCACTCCTGAAGGCACTCGGCGAGGACATCGCCGAACTGTGCCCCGACGCCTGGCTCCTGAACTACACCAACCCCATGGCCATGAACGTCCAGTACCTCACGCAGGCCACAGGGCTGACCCGGGTGGTGGGCCTGTGCCACTCCGTGTACTGGACCATGCGGGACCTGGCCGAGCTGGTGGACGTCCCGTACGAGGAGATCACCTACCTGGCGGCGGGCGTCAACCACCAGGCGTGGGTGCTGAGGTTCGAGCACCAGGGCAGCGACCTCTACCCCCGGCTCGACGAACTGATCGCCCAGGACGCGCAGTTGCGGCGCCGGGTGCGCGTCGACATGTACCGGCGGCTCGGCCACTACCCCACCGAGACCAGCGAGCACTCCTCCGAGTACGTCCCTTGGTACCTGCACCACGACAGCGAGGTCGAGCGCCTGCGCCTGCCGATCGGCGCCTACCTCGGCATCGTCGACGAGAACGTCGCGGCCTACCACCACACGCGCGACGCCCTGGCCGCCGGTGAACCTCTCACCGTCGAGGGCACCATGGAGTACGCCCCTCAGATCATCCACAGCATCGTGACCGGCACCCCGCGCACCGTCTACGGCAACGTCCCCAACCACGGTCTGATCGACAACCTCCCGGGCCACGGGGTGGTCGAAGTCCCCTGCCTCGTCGACGCCTCCGGCATCCAGCCCACCCGCGCGGGATCACTGCCCCCGCAGCTGGCCGCGCTCAACCGCACCTACCTCAGCATGAACGACCTGGTCGTCCGGGCCGCCGTCGACGACGAGCCACGCCACATCCGGCACGCGGCGATGACCGACCCGGCCACCGCCGCGGCCCTTCCCGTGGAACAGATCTGGCGGCTGTGCGACGCCATGGTCCGCGCCCACGGGGACCGGCTCCAGCCCTCCCTGCGCCGGCTCCTGGGCGACTGA
- a CDS encoding SIS domain-containing protein, giving the protein MSLTHQEIDTQPQCWEYVLRQLPEYAKALPAKGERVAVIGCGTSLFMAQAYAHLREDLGHGPTDAFPASAARLHRPYDRVLALTRSGTTTEILSALGTAPSSTRVTTVTAVPRSPAARAADDVIILDHADERSVVQTRYPTTQLALLLAHLGHDLGQALADVPLALSAPLDPRLLAAEQITFLGDGWHAGLAHEAALKVREAAAHWTESYPVMEYRHGPIAVAGPRRAVWSLSPLPADLAAAIAATGAHLRGPELDPLAELVLAQRLAVRLAEDAGRDPDRPAHLTRSVVLA; this is encoded by the coding sequence ATGTCACTCACCCATCAGGAAATCGACACACAGCCGCAGTGCTGGGAGTACGTACTGAGGCAACTGCCCGAGTACGCAAAGGCGTTGCCCGCCAAGGGCGAGCGCGTCGCCGTGATCGGCTGCGGTACGTCGCTGTTCATGGCCCAGGCCTACGCCCATCTGCGGGAGGACCTGGGGCACGGCCCCACCGACGCGTTCCCCGCATCGGCGGCCCGGCTGCACCGTCCTTACGACCGCGTCCTGGCCCTCACCCGCTCCGGCACCACCACCGAGATCCTCAGCGCCCTCGGGACGGCCCCCTCCTCCACGCGGGTCACCACCGTCACGGCGGTCCCCCGGTCGCCTGCCGCACGCGCCGCCGACGACGTGATCATCCTCGACCACGCCGACGAGCGGTCCGTCGTGCAGACCCGCTATCCGACCACTCAACTGGCTCTGCTACTGGCCCACTTGGGCCACGACCTCGGCCAGGCGCTGGCCGATGTGCCCTTGGCCCTCAGCGCACCGCTGGATCCGCGGCTGCTCGCGGCGGAGCAGATCACCTTCCTCGGCGACGGCTGGCACGCCGGGCTCGCGCACGAGGCGGCGCTCAAGGTGCGGGAAGCGGCGGCGCATTGGACGGAGTCCTACCCGGTGATGGAGTACCGCCACGGCCCCATCGCGGTGGCCGGTCCCAGGCGGGCCGTGTGGAGCCTGTCCCCGCTGCCCGCTGACCTCGCCGCCGCCATCGCGGCCACCGGCGCGCACCTGCGCGGCCCGGAGCTCGATCCGCTCGCGGAACTGGTACTCGCCCAGCGCCTGGCCGTGCGGCTCGCCGAGGACGCGGGACGCGACCCGGACCGGCCGGCGCACCTGACCCGCTCGGTCGTCCTGGCCTGA
- a CDS encoding carbohydrate ABC transporter permease — translation MTATTTAPGTTARRASEPAAVRHRRFRLPFSAWHVLLAPLAVLFAVPLLWLLLSSVMSNAEINRFPPALWPSGIDLGGYRYVLGNAMFPRWLMNSAIVSAVAVASNLVFGALGGYAFARMRFRGSRVLLVLMLATMAVPFQLTMIPTFLVMKKLGLIDTLGALIVPSLVTPFAVFLLRQFFLSLPRELEEAAWIDGCSRLRVLWAIVLPLARPALATVAVLTFLTTWNDLTWPLIAINHDTQYTLQLGLTTFQGQHHTRWSAVMAGNVITVLPVLLAFLVAQKAFIRSVTSSGLKG, via the coding sequence ATGACCGCGACCACCACCGCGCCCGGAACCACCGCACGCCGGGCGTCCGAGCCCGCCGCTGTGCGCCACCGCCGCTTCCGGCTGCCCTTCAGCGCCTGGCACGTTCTGCTCGCGCCGCTGGCGGTGCTCTTCGCGGTGCCGCTGCTCTGGCTGCTCCTGAGCTCGGTGATGAGCAACGCGGAGATCAACCGCTTCCCGCCCGCGCTGTGGCCCTCGGGCATCGACCTGGGCGGCTACCGCTATGTCCTGGGCAACGCCATGTTCCCGCGCTGGCTGATGAACTCCGCGATCGTCTCCGCCGTCGCCGTCGCATCGAACCTCGTCTTCGGCGCGCTCGGCGGCTACGCGTTCGCGCGGATGCGCTTCCGCGGCTCGCGGGTGCTGCTCGTGCTGATGCTTGCGACGATGGCGGTGCCCTTCCAGCTGACGATGATCCCCACCTTCCTGGTGATGAAGAAGCTGGGCCTGATCGACACCCTGGGCGCGCTGATCGTGCCCTCCCTCGTCACGCCGTTCGCGGTGTTCCTGCTGCGGCAGTTCTTCCTCTCCCTGCCCAGGGAACTGGAGGAGGCCGCCTGGATCGACGGCTGCTCGCGGCTGCGGGTCCTCTGGGCGATCGTGCTTCCGCTGGCGCGGCCCGCGCTCGCCACGGTGGCCGTGCTGACCTTCCTCACCACGTGGAACGACCTGACGTGGCCGCTGATCGCGATCAACCACGACACCCAGTACACGCTGCAACTGGGTCTCACCACGTTCCAGGGGCAGCACCACACCCGCTGGTCCGCGGTGATGGCGGGCAACGTCATCACCGTCCTTCCGGTCCTGCTCGCGTTCCTCGTCGCGCAGAAGGCCTTCATCCGCTCGGTCACCTCCAGCGGCCTCAAGGGCTGA
- a CDS encoding carbohydrate kinase family protein, with product MPHSYDLLVIGDANPDVILGPLTGHLAFGQREQLVGAGSLTLGGSAAIMACGAARLGLKVAFAGRVGDDDAGRYLRDALAARGVDTRALRLDASRPTPLTVVLTQGEDRAILTSPGTLTAVSGDDVPTELLADARHVHAASYFLQPRLAADLPRLLRTARWHGASTSLDTQDDPSGRWEPTALDAVLAETDILLPNAQEALRLAGLPSGTPQQAAELLAVRVPLAVVKNGAEGALCHNGHTLLTAPGLPMAPVDTVGAGDSFDAGFIAALLDGRPPHEALRYAVACGSLSTRAHGGTAAQPTRDEVLAHTTPSGAHAS from the coding sequence ATGCCCCACTCGTACGACCTGCTCGTCATCGGGGACGCCAACCCCGATGTGATCCTGGGCCCGCTGACCGGCCACCTCGCCTTCGGCCAGCGCGAACAGCTCGTCGGCGCCGGGTCACTGACCCTCGGCGGCTCGGCCGCGATCATGGCGTGCGGGGCCGCGCGCCTGGGCCTGAAGGTGGCCTTCGCCGGGCGTGTGGGCGACGACGACGCGGGCCGCTATCTGCGCGACGCGCTCGCCGCCCGTGGCGTCGACACCCGCGCCCTGCGTCTGGACGCCTCCCGCCCGACGCCGCTCACGGTCGTACTCACCCAGGGCGAGGACCGGGCCATCCTCACCTCTCCTGGCACCCTCACCGCCGTCAGCGGCGACGACGTACCGACCGAACTGCTCGCCGACGCCCGGCACGTCCACGCCGCCTCGTACTTCCTCCAACCCCGCCTCGCCGCCGACCTGCCCCGGCTGCTGCGCACCGCGCGATGGCACGGCGCGAGCACATCCCTGGACACCCAGGACGACCCGTCGGGGCGGTGGGAGCCGACAGCCCTCGATGCCGTCCTCGCCGAGACCGACATCCTGCTGCCCAACGCCCAAGAGGCCCTGCGGTTGGCCGGGCTGCCGTCCGGCACCCCGCAGCAGGCAGCCGAACTCCTCGCCGTGCGCGTCCCGTTGGCCGTCGTCAAGAACGGCGCCGAGGGTGCCCTGTGCCACAACGGCCACACCCTGCTCACCGCGCCGGGCCTCCCCATGGCCCCCGTCGACACCGTCGGCGCCGGAGACAGCTTCGACGCCGGGTTCATCGCCGCCCTCCTCGACGGACGGCCCCCGCACGAGGCACTGCGGTACGCCGTCGCCTGCGGATCCCTGTCCACCCGCGCTCATGGCGGCACCGCGGCCCAGCCCACGCGGGACGAAGTCCTCGCCCACACCACCCCGAGCGGAGCACACGCCTCATGA